AGGCCAGCAGATAAGAGTCCCAGGCCCTAACAGAAgtaaaggtgaggaaactgagtgaGATCAGAAGGAACCACCCACCACAAAAGAGAGGGGTTCATAACAGAGTCTGCCCCTGCTCTCAGCCCAGGGAGGTCCCAGGTTGGAGTGGCTATTGTGACACTTTCTGAATTCCATTACTGCTTTCTCAAATAAGTGAAGAGGTTTAGGTTGTCAGAGGAGCTATTTTGAGGCCTTGCCAAAAGGGAATACAAAGATCTTGAGTGAAGTTTGAGGGGGACTTCCACTCCAAAAGACGGGCCCCATGGATTCATGACAGGTCCAGGACAGGGCCTGATGAAGCACCCTCTGAATTCTGGTGAGAACTCAGGGAGGGGAGGGCGTTGGACCAGAGTGTCAGCCTCTGGTCAGCAGAGAAGGAGTCCCAAGCCCTAAGAAGAGTAAAAAGAATCCTGAGTTCTGAGGGAGCCATCCACCCCAGATCAAAAGGGGACAGCACAGAGTCCCATCTATGCTGTCAACCCTGAGGGACTGTGGGGTAGATATGTTAGGCTGAggtctctctcactttctccttTTGTAACTCGGAGATGTGAGGGCCTTGCTCTGAGGGGATAGGTCTCAGGCCATCACAGGGTGAAGTCCCAGGGCCTAGCAGAAGCCAAGGTGAAAACCCTGagtgaagaatgagaacactAAGGATCCCAGAATATAGAAGGTCCCTCAGAGCTTTTCTACTGTAGTCATCCTGGATGTCCTCAGGCAGGTGTGGTCAGATGAGTTTCTCTTTCAGTTTCCCTACCAGGGTAGCAGGGAAATGAGGGGACTGAAATGAGGAGTCAGTAGAGTAGAGGGATCCCAGAACCTGCCAGAAATCAAGAGGACAGTTCTGAATGTGAACTAAGAAAAGAGTCCCTACCCAAGAACAAAGGGGCGTCCACAAAGCCTGGACCTGCCAGGCCTGGCTGTCATCACCCAGTAAGCCCCAGGCAGATCTGGCAAGTGGCAACCTAAAACACATCCTAGTTATTTCACAGAGTACTCAGGGGGCAGGCAAATCAAAGAATAGGGGCCTTGTTTTTCCTTGAATAATGCACCAAGAAAACTTTCAGAGGTAGCCATCAGTAAAGCTAAAGTTGTATCTCTCTGCTGAATGGGCACACCCCGTTTCATCTTCTCTTCTCCAGGTCACGGGATCACCTGCCCTTTTGGCTGCTGCACCTGAACAGAGTCATCATGCCTCGAGGTCAGAAGAGTAAACTCCGTGCCAGGGAAAAACGCCGTCAGGCCCGAGGAGGGCTGGAAGATTTGATAGATGCTCTGGCCATTTTAGAAGAGGAGGAAGCATCTCCCCCCTCTGCCTCTGCTTGTTTGAAGGATGTTTCCCAGAGTTCACTTGATGGGACATCCAACAATCCCCATGGACTTCAGGAAGCCCAATCTACCAGCACATCTGCTACAGCTGCTTCACACACAAGACATCCCGAAGGAGTCAACGACCAAATGGAAGAAAGGCCAAGATGCACACAAGATCTAGAAGCCACTGATAGCTTTCCCAGAGGCCCTGTAGATGAGAAAGTAATTATATTGGTGCATTACTTGCTGTACAAGTACCAAATGAAAGAGCCCATTACAAAGGCAGATATGCTGAGAAatgtaacccaaatgtccaagagCCAGTTCCCTGTAATCCTGAGCAGAGCTTCTGAGCACCTGGAGCTGATCTTTGGTCTTGACCTGAAGCAAGTGGAGCCTAATAAGCACATCTATGTCCTTGTCAACAAACTAGATCTAGGCTGTGATGCAAAGCTGAGTGATGAAACAGGCGTGCCCAAGACTGGCCTGCTGATGACTGTCCTGGGTATTATCTTCACAAATGGCAATTGTGTCGCTGAGGAGGAAGTCTGGAAAGTGTTTAACACGATGGGGTTATATGACGGAATTGAGCACTTCATGTTTGGGGAGCCCAGGAAGCTCCTTACCAAAGATTTGGTGAAAGAAAATTACCTGGAGTACCAGCAAGTGCCCAACAGTGATCCTCCACGCTATCAATTCCTATGGGGCCCAAGAGCCCATGCTGAAACCAGCAAGATGAAAGTTCTTGAGTTTTTGGCCAAGGTAAATAATACAGCTCCCAGTGAATTCTCAAACTGGTATACAGAGGCTTTACAAGATGAGGAAGAGAGAGCCAGAGCCAGAGTTGCAGCCAAGGCTCGCATTAGTGCCACGGCCGGTGCACGTTCCAAGGTTAAGTCCAGCAAGTCCTCCCAACTGCGGTAAAGTCTGAGGGAGATTCTTCACTTCGTGTTTGAAACGAAATGCACATTCTGAGCTGTGGGAGGTCAGGGTGGGACTGGAGACAACACAGTGAATAATATGTTTGTGTTAATGTTCTATGTGATGGCTTGGAATTTTTGAAGATGTTGTTCCTTTAATAGATGGTTAAAGTAGCTTCACTATCTAAGTTTATGAATGACATTGCTCAAATTTTTCTGTATGTGAGATTAAGAGTAAGCGATTTATTGCTTTATAAGTCTTATTGGGAAACTCCATTTATTTAGTGATCGAAACACGATAGCATGGTAGTAAATTAGGCATTTCCTAATTCAATGTGAAATAATTTAGGAGTGTAATAAATGGGATCAAGAAATAGAGCAAAgagggtcgggtgcggtggctcacacctgtaatcctagcactttgggaggctgaggcaggcggatcatgaggtcaggagatcaagaccatcttggctaacacagtgaaaccctgtctctactaaaaatacaaaaaattagccaggcgtggtggcgggttcctgtagtcctagctgctcaggaggctgaggcaggagaatggcgtaaacccgggaggcggagcttgcagtgagccaagatcacaccactgcattccagcctgggtgacagagtgagactctgtctcaaaaaaaaaaaaaaaaatagagaaaatagtaaaagatGGCTAATTATTACATTCCCTATTGACTTTTATTCTGttgttatgtaaaattaaaagatatatgCTAGGATATGCTTACATTATTCaagaatatataattaattacattGTAATAAATTAGACCTTTTGCACATTGGTTCATCTGTTCCTTAAACATTAATTGAGCATCTGCTCTTTGGATGGCCTTGTGCTAGGATGTCAGGATAAGGAAGATCTACCTGTGCTCATTGGGTTTTAGAATCTAGGAGTAGATATTACATAAGGAATATGGTGAGATACCCACTAAGTCCTAAAGGACAAGTCAAAGAAAGTGAGAATGTAGGAAGAGGGTTATCTAGATGAGAGCATCAAATGTAAATGCCTTAAGGCAAATGGGATTGGAGGTTTGGGAAATTGAAAGTCTTTCAGTGTGAATcagttgtgtggtttttttggtttttgtttttttttcctcactcttgtcacccaggctgaagtgcagtggtgggaatcacaactcactgcagcctcaacatcctgggctcaggtaattctcctacctcagcctcctgagcagctgagactacaggtgcacgccattgtgcctggttaattttttatacttttagtagagacagggttttgccttgtggcccaggctgttcttcaactcttggactcaagtaatctgcctgcctcagcctccctaagtgctggaattacaggtgtgagccactgtgcttgctTGGTCAGATGAGGCTCTGAGAGTGGTGAGCAGTGGCCATCCTCTCTGAAGACATGTCCAGGGTTGAAACACCAAGGTCTGGAATGGACAGGTAGTTACAGCAGTTGCTTGGGCTCATgggtaaaacagaaagaaatcttCACCTGGGGCAGGAATGAAAGGTTTCCTGTGCTCTCTTAACTCCAATGCAGTTGATCACAGACCACAAACCACGTGTTCTATACACATCATCTCCAGCAAGTTTCTGAGAAATAAGGGTAATACTGTCTTAACATGGGATGCTCAGAAGCCACTTTATTGACACTCTT
The Gorilla gorilla gorilla isolate KB3781 chromosome X, NHGRI_mGorGor1-v2.1_pri, whole genome shotgun sequence genome window above contains:
- the LOC101152062 gene encoding melanoma-associated antigen B10 isoform X1, with the protein product MPRGQKSKLRAREKRRQARGGLEDLIDALAILEEEEASPPSASACLKDVSQSSLDGTSNNPHGLQEAQSTSTSATAASHTRHPEGVNDQMEERPRCTQDLEATDSFPRGPVDEKVIILVHYLLYKYQMKEPITKADMLRNVTQMSKSQFPVILSRASEHLELIFGLDLKQVEPNKHIYVLVNKLDLGCDAKLSDETGVPKTGLLMTVLGIIFTNGNCVAEEEVWKVFNTMGLYDGIEHFMFGEPRKLLTKDLVKENYLEYQQVPNSDPPRYQFLWGPRAHAETSKMKVLEFLAKVNNTAPSEFSNWYTEALQDEEERARARVAAKARISATAGARSKVKSSKSSQLR
- the LOC101152062 gene encoding melanoma-associated antigen B10 isoform X2; protein product: MPRGQKSKLRAREKRRQARGGLEDLIDALAILEEEEASPPSASACLKDVSQSSLDGTSNNPHGLQEAQSTSTSATAASHTRHPEGVNDQMEERPRCTQDLEATDSFPRGPVDEKVIILVHYLLYKYQMKEPITKADMLRNVTQMSKSQFPVILSRASEHLELIFGLDLKQVEPNKHIYVLVNKLDLGCDAKLSDETGVPKTGLLMTVLGIIFTNGNCVAEEEVWKVFNTMGLYDGIEHFMFGEPRKLLTKDLVKENYLEYQQVPNSDPPRYQFLWGPRAHAETSKMKVLEFLAKVTELTCLTVYYPVLSHHASGSKE